In Leptospira barantonii, one DNA window encodes the following:
- a CDS encoding ParB/RepB/Spo0J family partition protein → MSSKSKRLGSLADVFQAEKLEGTVRKIRLEKILPSENQPRQDRKKGVEDLARSLERDGLLQPIIVTKQNPEDENYRIVAGERRYHAAKQLGWMEVECKILDRDEKETFRLAIIENLQRENLSPYEEVEAMSHLKTTFKYTDQELGTLFGKSRSYMTELLGISDLSKEELRSCKDAGIESKNLLIQAVAASRKGTFSEFLNLFQTGALKTVKDAKSFNREEETLFSPKTTSQTNVKPAGSKSTEYKITKKQGLIQISSDNEELLGEILKLIKKEIRKKLESV, encoded by the coding sequence ATGAGCTCAAAAAGTAAAAGGTTAGGCTCACTCGCGGACGTCTTTCAAGCCGAGAAGCTGGAAGGAACCGTTCGAAAGATCCGTCTCGAAAAAATACTTCCTTCTGAAAATCAGCCAAGACAGGACCGCAAAAAAGGTGTGGAGGACTTGGCGCGAAGTTTAGAAAGAGACGGACTTCTCCAGCCGATCATCGTCACAAAACAAAACCCCGAAGATGAAAACTACAGAATCGTCGCCGGAGAAAGAAGATATCACGCGGCCAAACAACTCGGCTGGATGGAAGTGGAATGTAAAATTCTAGATCGCGACGAAAAGGAAACCTTTCGACTTGCCATCATAGAAAATCTCCAAAGAGAAAACCTATCCCCGTATGAAGAAGTGGAAGCGATGTCTCATCTCAAGACGACTTTCAAATATACGGATCAGGAACTCGGAACACTTTTCGGGAAAAGCAGAAGTTACATGACGGAACTTTTGGGAATTTCGGATCTAAGCAAGGAAGAATTAAGATCCTGCAAGGACGCCGGAATCGAAAGTAAGAATCTTCTGATTCAGGCCGTGGCCGCTTCCAGAAAAGGAACGTTTTCCGAATTTCTAAATCTGTTTCAAACGGGCGCGCTCAAAACCGTCAAGGACGCAAAATCGTTCAACAGAGAAGAAGAGACGTTATTCTCCCCTAAAACAACGAGCCAAACGAATGTAAAACCTGCAGGCTCCAAATCAACAGAATACAAGATTACGAAAAAACAAGGCCTGATTCAAATCAGCTCGGACAACGAAGAGCTGTTAGGCGAAATTCTTAAGTTAATCAAAAAAGAAATCCGCAAAAAATTAGAGTCCGTATAA
- a CDS encoding ParA family protein: protein MIVVSIANQKGGEGKTTTSLNLSMGLARRGKKTLLVDIDPQANSTGIFTNPETLDKSMHGVFNSKMTIQEIMIETKQPNLFLAPSKTNLAEVETLSGTSVDAPYILRDALQGVDGIDFCIIDCPPSLSIFTINALVGSNYVVIPLQAEKFSVDGIVGLQQTITSIKKRINPNLEILGALVTQLKPQTLLTKTIIPVLTKYFRIFETSISDGVAVGESHLAKKSVFEYNKTSKQAQEYEGFIEEFLDELKK from the coding sequence ATGATAGTTGTATCCATAGCAAACCAGAAAGGCGGAGAAGGAAAAACGACAACTTCTCTCAATCTGTCAATGGGGCTCGCGCGTAGAGGAAAAAAAACCCTACTCGTTGATATAGATCCTCAGGCAAATTCCACCGGGATTTTTACGAATCCGGAAACTCTGGATAAGTCGATGCACGGCGTCTTTAACTCGAAAATGACGATCCAAGAAATCATGATCGAGACCAAACAACCAAATTTGTTTTTGGCTCCTTCGAAAACAAATCTTGCCGAAGTGGAAACCCTTTCCGGCACCTCCGTCGACGCTCCTTATATTTTAAGGGATGCGCTTCAAGGTGTAGACGGAATCGATTTTTGTATCATCGACTGCCCGCCTAGTTTATCTATTTTTACGATCAATGCGTTAGTCGGATCCAACTATGTAGTCATTCCACTTCAGGCGGAAAAATTTTCCGTGGATGGGATCGTCGGGCTTCAACAAACGATCACGAGCATCAAAAAAAGAATCAATCCGAACTTAGAAATTTTGGGCGCGCTCGTTACACAACTCAAGCCGCAAACACTTTTGACCAAAACGATCATACCGGTATTAACAAAATACTTCCGCATTTTCGAGACGAGCATTTCCGACGGGGTCGCCGTTGGGGAATCTCACCTGGCAAAAAAATCCGTATTCGAATACAACAAGACTAGTAAACAAGCGCAGGAATACGAAGGGTTTATAGAGGAGTTTCTGGATGAGCTCAAAAAGTAA
- a CDS encoding helix-turn-helix domain-containing protein, whose product MLNFKHLPFVHPSLFNLLFSENSSLKNKKEEFANAFGEWVRISGGVCGVLTLSSDKGQSLEEVASLGYNEDGFFYSFLSRTTGNLDKLRQGSDFSPMWFSSVENDLFHPEAAGCLVAGIRGDSFLEGFFLIEFLEKPSDAVLTLWALVTKKISENSPPNVSILKAHSSVPNKPEFFKKEGIGEFLAEICGVQLLPDWLQRKNSWVRISGPSGSGKKTLGKWFHRNLNPEKGILVIGFLPEQISKLEKSLEEWIRMTNSGTILIEGAEKFTSVQQKFFFKILSGGAENFRLFFTENSSVEPTEIFRPFREFLLQRTIEIPSLSELNSSQKNFLVRLILEELKESLGREDLRLSEENLEKILRMNFDKNLSGLRNLLEESILSSSGSEIGIQDRKEVRDRILTIPDSEDLDLRRAVEAVERQKILLAQKLFGGNQIRMARALGISRGSLQYKLKQLEIG is encoded by the coding sequence ATGCTTAATTTTAAACATCTTCCTTTTGTGCATCCGTCCTTATTCAATCTTTTGTTTTCAGAGAATTCTTCCCTTAAGAATAAAAAGGAAGAATTTGCGAACGCATTTGGGGAATGGGTTCGGATTTCAGGTGGGGTTTGCGGGGTTTTAACTTTGAGTTCCGACAAGGGCCAAAGCCTTGAAGAGGTCGCAAGTCTCGGATACAACGAGGACGGCTTTTTTTATTCTTTTTTATCCAGAACAACCGGGAATTTGGATAAGTTGCGTCAAGGTTCCGACTTTTCCCCGATGTGGTTTTCCTCTGTGGAAAACGATCTTTTTCATCCCGAAGCGGCCGGATGTTTGGTCGCCGGGATTCGCGGAGATTCTTTTTTGGAAGGGTTTTTTCTGATCGAATTTTTAGAAAAACCTTCGGATGCGGTTCTGACTCTCTGGGCTTTGGTAACCAAAAAAATTTCGGAAAATTCTCCCCCAAATGTATCAATTTTGAAAGCGCATTCTTCGGTTCCGAATAAGCCCGAGTTTTTTAAAAAAGAAGGCATCGGAGAATTCTTAGCTGAAATTTGCGGGGTTCAACTGTTGCCCGATTGGCTCCAAAGAAAAAATTCTTGGGTTCGAATTTCGGGGCCTTCCGGTTCCGGAAAAAAAACTCTGGGAAAATGGTTTCATCGAAATCTAAATCCAGAAAAAGGAATTTTAGTAATCGGGTTTTTGCCCGAGCAGATTTCCAAGTTGGAAAAATCTTTGGAAGAATGGATCCGAATGACAAATTCCGGAACGATTCTGATCGAAGGGGCCGAAAAATTTACCTCGGTTCAACAGAAGTTCTTTTTTAAAATTCTTTCCGGCGGGGCTGAGAATTTTCGGTTATTTTTTACGGAGAATTCGAGTGTGGAACCGACTGAAATTTTCAGACCGTTCCGGGAATTTTTGCTCCAAAGAACGATCGAAATCCCGAGTTTGTCCGAGCTGAATTCTTCCCAAAAGAATTTTTTGGTTCGACTGATTTTGGAAGAACTGAAAGAATCCTTAGGCCGAGAAGATCTCCGATTGTCGGAAGAAAATCTCGAAAAGATTCTCAGGATGAATTTTGATAAGAATCTTTCGGGCTTGCGTAATCTTTTAGAAGAATCTATTCTAAGTTCCTCCGGTTCCGAAATCGGAATTCAGGACAGAAAAGAGGTTCGGGATCGAATTTTGACGATTCCCGATTCGGAAGATTTGGATCTTCGCCGGGCGGTCGAGGCAGTGGAGAGGCAAAAAATTCTTCTCGCGCAAAAATTGTTCGGCGGAAATCAGATTCGAATGGCCCGCGCGCTCGGGATTTCCAGGGGCTCTTTGCAGTATAAACTCAAACAATTGGAGATTGGTTAA
- a CDS encoding phosphatidylinositol phospholipase: protein MASKVKRSSFQKLLNAMKKMSLEVNDYEICKRLETIMMTSKEDLSQVVVKSLLDNPVDFDPKTLPEPYGQYIRHFVYMVKRNKKQGIDTNFDAPSGSKSAEKQIASVADPTKATSKKTSPKKTAKR, encoded by the coding sequence ATGGCTTCCAAAGTGAAACGTTCTTCTTTTCAGAAATTATTGAACGCAATGAAAAAGATGTCTCTCGAAGTAAATGACTACGAGATTTGTAAACGTCTCGAAACGATCATGATGACTAGCAAAGAAGACTTAAGCCAAGTGGTTGTAAAATCTCTTTTGGACAATCCAGTTGATTTTGACCCAAAAACACTGCCGGAACCCTATGGTCAGTATATCCGACATTTCGTATATATGGTCAAAAGGAACAAAAAGCAAGGCATCGATACGAATTTTGATGCGCCTTCCGGATCTAAATCTGCCGAAAAACAAATTGCATCTGTCGCAGATCCGACAAAAGCAACTTCTAAAAAAACAAGCCCCAAAAAGACCGCAAAACGCTAA
- a CDS encoding PP2C family protein-serine/threonine phosphatase has protein sequence MSEELRFEVEMFLSKLKLLGSKDSNSSQEIDREDLKHAMFLILREDMVYSLQKILSGSEFVNDSFPDLTPIHKEILAILKELGNYHRPHPGKDYSRISLLESWFQELAKTWTFNLQRVVDTFQIYRWKLYSFTEERPFTYQNPAQVIERILSPEGSGLNFSQIYEAELLLKKNFQFHLLRRIGSENRLKYLISSEILGSESDSLIQNLHAVISNRLEELLNTRQLEHESVLKEKLDLEKEFKQAERIQKKSFRADLPGPDESVKMHVLYKPVLPVGGDFYTIRRISGTEYGIFLADIAGHGIGAALFSNTLKTSFEKNAGYWERPGKLMRKLNDDVYGKLNDNFITGIYIYLNLKKKTLIYANAGHNKGIIFNHVTPNFKLRFLSPGGKVLGIFPKLDYKEREIKLTSGDRIAIFTDGIPETHNPEQKMLGDREFYRWLTQGTREGAPVSQEAAVLNIEERLMNFRGSNKAEDDICLILIDI, from the coding sequence ATGTCCGAAGAACTGCGTTTCGAAGTGGAAATGTTCTTATCCAAACTCAAACTTCTCGGCTCTAAGGATTCCAATTCTTCGCAAGAAATCGACCGAGAAGATCTAAAACACGCGATGTTTTTGATTCTACGCGAGGATATGGTTTATTCCCTTCAAAAAATTCTTTCCGGTTCCGAATTCGTAAACGATTCCTTTCCCGATCTAACGCCGATTCACAAAGAAATTCTCGCAATTTTAAAGGAACTCGGAAACTACCACAGACCGCATCCCGGCAAGGACTATTCGCGCATTTCGCTCTTAGAATCCTGGTTTCAAGAACTTGCAAAAACGTGGACTTTCAACTTACAAAGGGTGGTGGATACGTTTCAGATTTATCGTTGGAAACTCTATTCTTTCACCGAAGAACGTCCTTTTACGTATCAAAACCCGGCTCAGGTGATCGAAAGAATTCTTTCGCCGGAAGGTTCCGGTTTGAATTTTTCTCAAATTTACGAAGCGGAACTGCTTCTTAAAAAGAATTTTCAGTTTCATCTTTTGAGGAGAATCGGGTCGGAAAACCGACTCAAATATCTGATTTCAAGCGAGATTCTCGGCTCAGAATCCGATTCCTTAATTCAGAATCTGCATGCGGTGATTTCCAACCGCCTTGAAGAACTGCTCAATACGCGGCAGTTAGAACACGAGAGCGTCCTCAAAGAAAAGCTCGATCTCGAAAAAGAATTCAAACAAGCGGAAAGAATTCAGAAAAAATCCTTCCGCGCAGACCTACCGGGCCCGGACGAATCCGTAAAAATGCACGTTCTTTACAAACCCGTCCTTCCTGTAGGTGGGGACTTCTATACCATCCGCCGAATTTCCGGCACCGAGTATGGAATCTTTCTTGCGGACATTGCAGGCCACGGGATCGGTGCCGCACTTTTTTCTAATACTTTGAAAACAAGTTTTGAGAAGAATGCCGGCTACTGGGAACGACCCGGCAAGCTGATGCGAAAACTCAACGATGATGTTTACGGCAAATTAAACGATAATTTCATTACTGGGATCTACATTTATCTAAATCTCAAGAAGAAAACCTTAATATACGCCAATGCTGGGCACAATAAAGGGATTATTTTTAATCATGTAACGCCCAATTTTAAGCTCAGATTTCTTTCTCCCGGAGGCAAAGTCCTTGGAATCTTCCCAAAACTTGATTATAAAGAGCGAGAAATTAAACTCACTTCTGGCGACAGAATCGCAATCTTTACAGACGGAATCCCCGAAACGCACAATCCAGAGCAAAAGATGCTCGGCGACCGAGAATTCTACCGCTGGCTAACCCAAGGCACAAGAGAAGGCGCTCCGGTCTCTCAAGAGGCCGCTGTTCTAAATATTGAAGAAAGGCTAATGAATTTTCGGGGCTCAAACAAAGCTGAGGATGATATTTGCCTAATTTTAATCGATATATAA
- a CDS encoding MBOAT family O-acyltransferase yields MNFTTPQYFLFFAIVWCVRWVLAAIYPKKNSLVLYFLLSVSYFFYLSWDYRFGALILFTTALDYFVGLGLGAQNAQGTRENLRMRRVLLFLSLFGNLSVLGFFKYFHFFTDSFLALFHSLGWNVSTPALKVILPVGISFYTFQSLSYSIDVYRKQIEPETNFLRYALFLSFFPQLVAGPIVSARILLPALRDMFHWGNVPLREGIWLILLGFVKKAVIADRISVISDFAYQFPETVSTVFAWMGVFSYAIQIYCDFSGYTDIAIGSALLLGVRLPENFRLPYTASSFSDFWRRWHISLSGWLREYLYIPLGGNRITGWITYRNLLITMLLGGLWHGASWNFVIWGLLHGIFLAIERWLADSVRFPWEKNSGLDRSLKFLYQIFVILSVCLIWIFFRSKSFEGAMGLLTTLFAFRAGIEPTYTMQSHFLTVLFFMVLATWIGKKEESSGSFSFFRENLHWAIFAFVSALGFIVGVVLTVETKPFLYFVF; encoded by the coding sequence ATGAATTTTACGACTCCACAATACTTTCTTTTTTTTGCAATCGTTTGGTGTGTTCGATGGGTTCTCGCGGCGATTTATCCGAAGAAGAATTCTCTCGTACTCTATTTTTTACTTTCGGTCAGTTACTTTTTTTATCTTTCTTGGGACTATCGTTTCGGCGCGTTGATTCTTTTTACCACTGCGTTGGATTATTTTGTGGGTCTTGGGCTTGGCGCACAAAATGCGCAGGGAACAAGGGAGAATCTTCGTATGCGAAGAGTTCTTTTGTTTCTTTCCTTGTTCGGAAACTTATCCGTACTCGGATTCTTCAAATACTTCCATTTTTTTACGGATTCTTTCCTTGCCTTGTTTCATTCTCTGGGTTGGAACGTTTCCACGCCCGCATTGAAAGTGATCTTACCCGTTGGAATTTCGTTTTATACGTTTCAGTCCTTAAGTTATTCGATCGACGTTTACCGAAAACAAATCGAACCGGAAACAAATTTCTTACGATACGCCCTATTTCTTTCCTTTTTTCCGCAACTCGTCGCCGGTCCGATCGTATCCGCGAGAATTCTTCTGCCCGCGTTACGCGACATGTTTCATTGGGGGAACGTTCCTCTTCGAGAAGGAATTTGGCTGATTCTTTTGGGATTTGTGAAAAAGGCGGTGATCGCGGATCGAATCTCGGTGATTTCCGACTTCGCTTATCAATTTCCGGAAACGGTTTCCACAGTGTTTGCGTGGATGGGCGTATTCTCTTATGCGATTCAAATCTATTGCGATTTTTCGGGTTATACGGACATTGCGATCGGTTCCGCGCTTCTTTTGGGAGTTCGTTTACCGGAGAATTTTAGGCTTCCTTATACGGCTTCAAGCTTTTCGGATTTCTGGAGAAGATGGCATATCTCCCTTTCCGGTTGGTTGCGGGAATACTTATACATTCCTCTTGGAGGAAATCGAATCACCGGATGGATCACATATCGAAATCTTTTGATTACGATGTTGCTCGGAGGGCTTTGGCACGGTGCGAGTTGGAATTTCGTAATCTGGGGATTGTTACACGGAATCTTTTTGGCGATCGAAAGATGGTTGGCGGATTCGGTGCGTTTTCCTTGGGAAAAGAATTCGGGGTTGGATCGGAGTTTAAAATTTCTATATCAGATTTTTGTAATTCTTTCGGTTTGTTTGATTTGGATTTTCTTCCGTTCCAAGAGCTTCGAAGGGGCTATGGGACTCTTGACGACCTTATTCGCGTTTCGCGCGGGGATCGAACCCACATACACGATGCAGAGTCATTTTTTGACCGTTCTATTCTTTATGGTCTTAGCGACTTGGATCGGAAAAAAGGAAGAATCTTCCGGGTCTTTTTCCTTTTTTAGGGAGAATCTTCACTGGGCGATCTTTGCGTTTGTAAGCGCGCTCGGTTTTATCGTTGGAGTCGTTTTGACCGTGGAGACAAAACCGTTTCTTTATTTCGTTTTCTGA
- the asd gene encoding aspartate-semialdehyde dehydrogenase, translating to MSRVKVAVLGATGSVGQRFIQLLDNHPYFEVTHLCASENSAGKTYGDVMKTRWKISSEIPAYAKNLIITTPDPDKTKGVALAFSGLDASIAGEVETNYANAGIHIISNSKNHRMDPTVPLLSAEVNSSHLDVLTSQKTKGKIITNSNCTIMGVTISLKPLYDRFGIESVMLFSMQAISGAGYPGVPTMDILGNVVPHIGGEEEKAEIEPLKCLGKVENGKIVHADFPISAHCNRVPVFDGHTVCVSVKFKKKPTQEEILSAWKEFSGEPQKLGLPLAPNPPILYREEADRPQPRLDLETGKGMTTVIGRLRPDPIFDWKYVVLSHNTIRGAAGAALLNAELLYKKNFLG from the coding sequence ATGAGCAGGGTCAAAGTTGCCGTTTTAGGCGCCACCGGTTCCGTAGGTCAGCGATTCATTCAATTGCTGGATAATCATCCGTACTTCGAGGTTACACACCTCTGCGCTTCCGAGAACAGCGCGGGTAAGACGTATGGTGATGTAATGAAGACGAGATGGAAAATCTCTTCCGAAATCCCTGCTTATGCAAAGAATTTAATCATCACAACTCCCGATCCCGATAAAACAAAGGGTGTCGCATTAGCATTTTCCGGTTTGGACGCGAGTATCGCTGGTGAAGTCGAGACGAACTACGCGAACGCGGGAATTCATATCATTTCTAATTCCAAAAATCATAGAATGGACCCGACGGTTCCTCTTCTTTCTGCGGAAGTGAATTCTTCCCATTTGGATGTTCTGACTTCTCAAAAAACGAAAGGTAAGATCATCACCAACTCGAACTGTACGATCATGGGCGTTACGATTTCCTTAAAACCTCTTTACGATCGTTTCGGAATCGAGTCCGTTATGCTCTTTTCGATGCAGGCGATCAGCGGCGCGGGTTATCCCGGCGTTCCTACGATGGATATTTTAGGAAACGTGGTTCCGCATATCGGCGGCGAGGAAGAAAAAGCGGAGATCGAACCTCTGAAATGTCTCGGCAAAGTGGAGAATGGAAAAATTGTGCACGCTGATTTTCCGATTTCCGCTCATTGCAACCGTGTTCCGGTTTTTGACGGACATACCGTTTGTGTTTCGGTTAAATTTAAAAAGAAACCGACTCAGGAAGAAATTCTTTCCGCTTGGAAAGAATTTTCCGGCGAACCTCAGAAGTTAGGACTGCCATTGGCACCGAATCCTCCGATTCTTTACAGAGAAGAAGCGGACAGACCTCAACCGAGATTGGATCTTGAAACCGGGAAAGGGATGACGACCGTGATCGGACGTCTGAGACCCGATCCGATCTTCGATTGGAAATATGTCGTCTTGAGCCACAATACGATCCGTGGCGCGGCGGGAGCGGCATTATTAAATGCAGAACTTCTTTACAAAAAAAATTTCCTTGGATGA